The following proteins are encoded in a genomic region of Ornithodoros turicata isolate Travis chromosome 6, ASM3712646v1, whole genome shotgun sequence:
- the LOC135396382 gene encoding leukotriene A-4 hydrolase-like translates to MAQVGLTENDPNSYARPDLCAVDHVHLEVEVDFNRKVLAGFVDLTFTRKLSEAKSLVLDTQNLSINEVTHVSSSKKLPYDSSINDKIFGTKLEITLPDTEVGKSDVVRVHYETSPESSALQWLSPEQTAGGKHPYLYNHCEPIHARALLPCQDTPSVKAPYSASIRAPQELTVLMSAIREEAKDSGDGRTKVTHFNQKIPIPIYLIALVVGDLEKRQLGPRSHVWAEKEYVDLATIDFADTEKMLQVAEDLAGPYVWGIYDLLVLPPSFPYGGMENPCVTFVTPTLLAGDKSLASVIAHEISHSWTGNLVTNSTFEHFWLNEGFTMFLERKILARLCGKEHREFAASGGMKDLRYTVDTMGADNPLTSLVPCLKGVHPDDAFSTVPYEKGHTFLYYLEQKLGGPELFDPFLKSYVEHFKHQSINTNQWKDYLFEYFHDKVDVLKEVDWDTWLYAPGLPPVIPEYRSKLAEPCEVLCKKWADETADISTCACSDIENFCPVQLQEFLALLLEKKPLSSERFLQLTKLYNLEQMNNSEIRFCWLRLGLLAKCEDVIPHVIKFLEKIGRMKFVVPLFRDLYNWEEKRATAINLFERLQPRMMHVLKYTISKDLHVELT, encoded by the exons ATGGCACAGGTGGGCTTAACTGAGAATGATCCAAATTCCTACGCGAGGCCCGACTTATGTGCAGTTGACCACGTCCACCTCGAAGTTGAAGTCGATTTCAACAGAAAAGTGCTCGCCGGTTTTGTGGACCTTACTTTCACCAGGAAGTTGTCAGAGGCCAAGTCACTG GTACTAGACACTCAAAACCTGTCTATTAACGAAGTGACTCACGTCAGCTCATCAAAGAAACTTCCTTACGACTCATCGATCAACGATAAGATTTTCGGGACCAAACTAGAAATTACTTTACCGGACACGGAAGTTGGCAAGTCAGATGT TGTACGTGTTCACTACGAAACATCTCCAGAGTCTAGTGCCCTGCAATGGCTAAGTCCAGAGCAAACAGCAGGAGGCAAGCATCCTTACCTATATAATCATTGTGAG CCTATTCATGCCCGTGCTTTGCTACCATGCCAGGATACACCGAGTGTGAAGGCACCATACAGTGCATCC ATTCGAGCTCCACAGGAGCTCACCGTCCTAATGAGTGCTATCAGGGAAGAAGCAAAGGACTCTGGTGATGGAAGGACAAAAGTGACACACTTCAACCAAAAA ATACCAATCCCAATTTACCTAATTGCCCTTGTGGTAGGTGACTTGGAAAAAAG GCAGCTGGGGCCGAGAAGTCACGTGTGGGCTGAGAAGGAGTACGTTGACCTCGCTACCATTGACTTCGCTGAC ACAGAAAAAATGCTTCAGGTGGCTGAGGATTTAGCGGGCCCTTACGTCTGGGGTATTTATGACCTGTTGGTGCTGCCCCCTTCATTTCCATACGGGGGCATGGAAAACCCCTGCGTGACGTTTGTCACGCCTACGCTTCTT gcGGGTGACAAATCCTTAGCCAGTGTGATTGCACACGAGATTTCACATAGCTGGACTGGAAATCTGGTCACCAATAGCACATTTGAACATTTCTG GTTGAATGAAGGCTTCACCATGTTCTTGGAGCGTAAAATTCTAGCCAGGCTGTGTGGGAAGGAACATCGAGAATTTGCGGCCAGTGGTGGCATGAAGGATCTGCGTTACACT GTGGACACAATGGGAGCAGACAATCCACTCACAAGTTTAGTTCCTTGTCTGAAAGGAGTTCACCCAGATGATGCATTCTCTACAGTGCCCTATGAGAAAGGACACACTTTTCTCTACTACTTGGAGCAGAAGCTTGGTGGGCCAG aATTATTTGACCCATTCTTGAAGTCTTACGTGGAACACTTCAAGCACCAGTCCATCAACACCAACCAGTGGAAGGACTACCTCTTTGAATACTTTCATGACAAG GTGGATGTCCTGAAAGAGGTTGACTGGGATACATGGTTGTATGCACCAGGCCTACCCCCCGTTATACCAGA GTATCGCAGCAAACTCGCAGAGCCATGTGAGGTTTTGTGTAAGAAATGGGCTGACGAAACTGCAGATATTTCAACGTGTGCGTGTTCTGACATAGAAAACTTCTGTCCGGTACAGCTACAAGAGTTTCTAGCCTTGCTCCTTGAGAAG AAGCCGCTGAGCAGTGAAAGATTCCTCCAACTGACAAAGCTATATAACCTTGAACAGATGAACAATTCTGAAATCAGATTTTG TTGGCTGCGACTGGGTCTCCTAGCAAAATGTGAAGACGTGATTCCCCACGTCATCAAGTTCCTCGAAAAAATAGGCAGGATGAAGTTTGTGGTGCCTCTGTTCAG AGATCTATACAACTGGGAAGAAAAGCGGGCAACAGCTATAAACCTCTTTGAAAGATTGCAACCCCGAATGATGCACGTCTTGAAATACACGATCAGCAAAGATCTCCACGTAGAATTAACATAG